The genomic stretch TCCTATGACGGCTAGTGCGCCTATGGCAGGATACTGGATTTCCCTTGTCCCTAATTCATCCCCTTCAAAATCGAGCAGTCCAACCAGCGCGCCGGCGTAAGAACTGTCGCGGGACAGCGCGTAAAATGCCTTCTTGATTCTTGCGGGCTCGGCTTGGGTCCCAAATCTCTTCGCATCAAGTAAGAACTGCAATGCAGCCCGGCTGTACTCGGTATCCCTTGCTAGGGATATGTTTAGCACGGCCTCCCGGCCGCTCTCGAGCCGTATCTTTTGGCACTCTTGAAAATACCCAACCTCCTTGGCACAGACGCGGTATGGTCCGGGGGGGATGGTCTCTGCAATGGTTCCTTCGTCATGGGTTGTCAGAGTAAAGCGCAAACCACCCTCCTCATTGGGCTTCGCTCTGGCTGTGTCCCATTCCACTTCGAAACGCGCATTAGCGATCGGATTTCCATTGCTATCTAAGACTTTTCCGCTCAACAAAGGTTCTGGAGGGCAGTCCTGGTAGGAATAACTGCCCGCCGGTTTAAGTTTCATGAGTTCCTGCTCGTGATCCTCAATCCATTGTTGCCATTTCGATGCATCTTCCTGGTATGTCAGCAGGCCGCCGAACGACAAACCCTCGGGCTCCTTGGGTGCCGGACCATCAGGAAAAAGCCGGCGCAATTCTGAGACAGCATACCGCCTTAAATTGGGGTAGACGACGTCAGACCGGCTCCAGCCTATTTGGTTTTCCGGGTGCTCCGAAAGAGCAGAACCTAGGATATTGGTCCGAAACCACCCCCCAATATAAGGCAACTCAATCTCCGTAGCATATAAATGAATATCGATGTTCTTGCTGTAAACATCGCAAAAGACCTTTTGCTGTTGCTCCTTGTCTCCCAATTTCGCCAAGGCCAACCGGGCCGCGCCCGCAATAGATTCTTTATCTAAACCCCTGAGTTCATAGTCAGCAGGGAGTGGCTTTTCCTTGTTCTCTTGTCGGCGCACGATTTCTTGTAAGATTGGAATAAACCGCTGATCACCCGTTCCGCCTGCTTCGTAAATTGAGCTTCGATCTCCTCCTGCGAGCTTGCTCGCGAGAACTTGGTAGTTGTCAGACTGAAGCGATTGGCCGGCCATGCTACAGATAAAGAAGT from Terriglobia bacterium encodes the following:
- a CDS encoding carboxypeptidase-like regulatory domain-containing protein, with translation MNKIIILWLACYFFICSMAGQSLQSDNYQVLASKLAGGDRSSIYEAGGTGDQRFIPILQEIVRRQENKEKPLPADYELRGLDKESIAGAARLALAKLGDKEQQQKVFCDVYSKNIDIHLYATEIELPYIGGWFRTNILGSALSEHPENQIGWSRSDVVYPNLRRYAVSELRRLFPDGPAPKEPEGLSFGGLLTYQEDASKWQQWIEDHEQELMKLKPAGSYSYQDCPPEPLLSGKVLDSNGNPIANARFEVEWDTARAKPNEEGGLRFTLTTHDEGTIAETIPPGPYRVCAKEVGYFQECQKIRLESGREAVLNISLARDTEYSRAALQFLLDAKRFGTQAEPARIKKAFYALSRDSSYAGALVGLLDFEGDELGTREIQYPAIGALAVIGKPAVSYLIGTVKESDNDLIRMNAAHALGLIHRTCEEDVVAQLESEAAAPNITSEQQARLRVAQDYIAHLHLPCIQSDSEDN